The Arachis ipaensis cultivar K30076 chromosome B05, Araip1.1, whole genome shotgun sequence nucleotide sequence AAATGCAGACCCAAGCATAAAAGCAGGTGTGTCATAATAGTTGTAAATGAATTTAAGTTCTTGGAATGTCAGGGGGTTACGGGGTGATGGAAAGATCAGAATGGTGAAGGATTTAAAAATTATGCATAACTTGAGCTTGGTAGGGTTGATTGAGACAAAAAGACAGGTAATAACGAAGTTTGATGTTGCACGGATCTGGGGGAATGATGGGGGGATGGAAATATATAGGCTCGGATGGTGCATCTGAGGGTCTTTTGATGATGTGGgatgtaatattttttaaaaagaataacTGCTATAAAGGGGAAAGGTGGTTAGGTGTTGAAGGGGTAATGTTAAAGAATAGCTTCAACTATGCGTTTTTCTTGGTATATGGTGCTCATAGTAGAGAAGAGAAGAGTTATGTGTGGGAAGAGTTGAGCTACATAGCAGGGTTGTGTCAGGTTCCTTGCTATTTTATAGGAGATTATAATGAGATAGTAAATGTGGAGGAACGAAAAGGTACTGGTAGTTTATCCATATCTGCAGAAGAGTTTAAGTTCTAGATACAAGATACAATTAGTGGACCTGCCACTAACTGATCGCAAGTTTACCTGGTTTCGAGGCTGTTCGTGTAGTTGTATTAATAGAGCTCTTGTGAGTGTGGAATGGCTAGAAGAATTTCTTGAGATTTGGTTAAGAGGCGGACCAAAGGGACCGTCAGATCACTGCCCTATACTAGTAGAAGATAAACTGAGGAGGGGAGGTCCTAGACCATTCCGCAGTCTTGATTTGTGGTTTACCCATGAAGGTTTTCTTAGAATGGTTAAGGAGGAATGAAGATGTCTAGGAGAGATGCAATTCACAGATAAATTGTGGGCACTGACGGTTCCTTTGGGGAAATGGCATAAGGACAACTTTGGTGAGATGAACAAAAGGATTATGAGGTTAGAGGAAGAGATCAGGAAGGTTGATGAATTGGTAGGTAATGGAGTGTATGATGAAACCATGGAGGCTAGAAGAAAGGCATTAGTTACTTGCTGCGAGAGGTGGTATGTGAGGGAAGAAATTCACTGGAAGCAGATGTCTCGGTCTCGGCAAGCAAAGGATATGGACAAGAACACAAGATACTTCCACAATATAGCGTCCgcaagaagaagaaataatagGATTGATTCCCTGGTCGTCAATAGCAGGCTGATAAGGAACCAAGCTAGAATAAAAATAGCTATCAAAGAGTTTTATAAAGAGCTGTACCATCAAGAAGATTCTCCTGTGTTGGGGTTCTAAGATGGGCTCGTGGAAAGGATAGATGAGGAAGACTCGGAGGCCTTAGAGGATATGCCTTCGGCGGAAGAGGTTAGAGAGGCAGTATAGGATTGCGTGTCATCTAAGGCACCGGGCTGCGATGGATACAATATGAATTTCATCAAGAGGTGTTGGGATGAGATTGGGTCTGAATTCACGGCAGCCGTGATGGGGTTCTTTCAGACATCCAGGTTATCGGCGGAGTCCAACATAACTTGGGTGGCCCATTAGTATGGTTGGATGTGTGTACAAGGTTATCTCGAAGGTGCTAGTCCAGAGGATGGGATTAGTAATGCCAGGATTAGTAGGAGAGACTCAGAGTGCTTTTGTAAATGGTAGAAAAATTTATGATGGGGCTCTCATAGCGTGTGAAATAGTCTACTGGCTTAAGAGAAGGAATAAGGAGGCAGCCATAATCAAGTTAGATTTCCAAAAAGCGTACGACAGAGTCAAGTGGAGCTTTGTGGATATAGTGTTGTAGAAATTGGGGTTTGGGTGCAGGTGGAGGGCATGAGTTATGGAGTGTGTGATCACAGCCTCTATGTCGGTCTTGATTAATGGCTTACCTTCTAAACCGTTCAAGATGCTGAGGGGCCTGAGACAAGGTGACCCGCTATCTCCTTTCTTGTTTGTACTGGTTATGGATGTTCTGCATAGTATGGTTGACCAGGTAGTTAGGAATGGGCGTATTTCTCCCTTAGTGGTTGGTAGAGACAGGGTGGAGCTATCACATCTTCAGGTTGCTGATGACACTATTCTATTCTGCCCACCTGAAGATGAGACCATGAAAAACTACAAGCGATTGCTGCGGTGGTTTGAGTTGATGTCCGGACTcagtattaattttgataagtctAGTCTGATTCCAATCAACTGTGAAGAGCAATGGGTTCAGCGTATGTGCAGCTTGTGGGATTGTAAGGAAGGTACACTCCCAGTTAGATACCTTGGAGTTCCCTTAGGAGCTAACCCAAAGTTGGTAAAGACTTGGAAGCCTATAATCGACAAAGTGGAAGAGAAACTAAGTCTCTGGAAAGCTAAGGTGCTAAACAAGGCCGGAAAGTTGATGCTTATCAAATCAGTGTTGAATAGCTTGCCGGTGTATTACTTGAGCTTGTATAAGATGTCGAAGACGGTTGCGGAGAAATTGATTTCCTTACAGAGAAGGTTTCTATGGAGCAAGGAGGATGGGATGAATGGTATGCCGTTAGTAAGATGGGAGTTGGTGCAGGCCCCGAAGAAGTTAGGTGATTTGGGAGTTGGAGATGCTATGGTTCAGAACACTGCActtttgtttaagtggtggtggcggtttgCGAAGGAAGAGTGCCCACTGTGAAAAAAGGTGGTTTGTTCTTGTAATAATCTGAAGCCGAATGAGTTATTGTCCACTCAGGTGTTACCTACCAGAGGAGGCCCTTGGAAGGATATATGCCAACTACAGATAAAAGATCAACATATTAGGGATAAGATGATTACGGGTCCGTCCATGGAGATTGGTGATGGTCGTCGGACTCGTTTCTGGGAGGATATCTGGCTACATTGTGGTTCCTTGAGAGATCGGTTCCCCCGACTCTTCTCTATTTCAAACCAGTGTGGTTCGTTTATTGGGGACTGTGGGTTTTAGGACTGGAACTTCCTATGGAGGCGAGAGCTCTTTCAGTGGGAGTTGGATCTCCTGGGTCAGTTGTATGAGACTTTGAGACCTGTGAGGCTAGTATATAACAGGGAGGATAGAGTGGTGTGGAAATATGATAGACTGGGTATTTTTTCGtctaactcttttgtgcaggtgTTACAAGAAGGAATGCTCTCAGAAGATATAACCAGCTACAGCTTCACTAAGACGGTTTGGAAAGATTTAGTTTCACCAAAAGTGGAGTTGTTTACTTGGTTTGTGTTGACAGGCAGGGTGAATACCAAGGAAAGGCTGAGTCGGGTCGGGATAATCAATCAGGATGACAAGCGGTGTGTTTTATCCAACAGGGATGTTGAACAGGTCCATCACTTGTTTCTTGGCTGTGAGTTTGCTTGGCAGGTGTGGAATGCTTGGATATCTGTGTTTGGCCGACTATGGTCTCTTCCAGGAGTGTTGAAGGACCACTTTCTAAGTTGGACAGAAGAACCGCGTAGGAGAAGATCGAAAGTTGCGGTTAAGGTGCTTCTGTGCGGTCATCTGGAACATTTGGTTGGAAAGGAATATGAGGATTTTTCAGAATAAAAGCAAAGGTGTAGAAGAAATCATCAATATGTCGGTGCTTAGCTATAAAGAGTGGAAAGGCGTTCTCTCTTcgtgttgttgatggctatgttgGAGATGGCATGGAGAGGTTCCTTATTTTGTCTTCATTTTTAGGTGTTGCTCGTCTGGTTTGGCTTTAATATTCCACTATAATATTAAAACCTCACTTACAACAATATATTTATGTCAATTAAAAAGCTAACAATGAACAAATTCAATAATTATTATCGAAAAACAAAcacattatattatattttacaaaACCTAATTATTAATCAAAATCATCAACATTATTCCAAAAAATTCGGCACCGATTTAGTTTATTTATTGTTAcgaaaaattaatataatttataaaattataatttctaaatttaattataaaatttgacTCAGAGGATGGATGTGGATGGAGTAAAAGGGGTATGTTGGGTTAGGGGGCACTGTTGTGGGGAGCAAGGCGCATGCGACACATGATTGGGGTGAACAACTCGAATTGTCCGTGTTGTAGGCAACAAATGGGACCGTCCGATAAGTCCCCTCCCACTCGCACCGTCCGATTTTTCTTACGCTGACACCACACGTAGGTAAAGCACACCTGATCTCCATAACGGGGTCTTACCTAGGGATGACAATACCACCCGAATTCGCGGGTACCTACCCCCTACCCGCTCGGGGCGGATAATTACCCGCCCCGCACCGGGACGGGTTTTTAGCGGGGCGGGTTCTTGGGAGGGGCGGGGCGGGGTCGGGTTTAGGTAatacccgcccctacccgccccgcTATATATATAATCAAAAAGTTTGAGATTAAAATATCTCCACCAAAATGTGTATGATCCCCAAATTGAAATTGAGTTATGTGACAGTAGATTTTATCACATATCTCAAATACTTGAAAAACTCACTTTATACGACGTACTTATCAATGCTTTGATTGAGCGGTGGCACCAAAAAAATCATACATTATACCTTTTACACGGTGAATGCACAATTACCTTAAAAGATGTTACAATAATTTTTGGACTCCTGATAAATAGTTTATCGGTGTTAGGATTTACATATCGCAGCAGTAGTAGCTTTAAAAATGAATTCATGATATAATTTGTAATAGCAGTGACTAAATGAAACCACTAAACACTAAAACAGGGTTTCTATAAAGAATATTTACGAGTCTCTTTAATATTTGTTATCAATACATTGACAAAGTATACTCTTAAATTCTTCATATATTATTACAATCTATGTAGTTTTTATAATACTCTAGGTATAATATTTTAATCAAAAAATGACAATATGTAGTTTATCTGTTTATGTATTTACAATATGCGGTCTGTGTTTTCACAATATGCAATCTGTATATTGTGactttaatatttaaataatacAACAcacaatttatatatatttaaaaacaaaatcCGCCCCCTATGTATTGTTGttgatgattaaaaaaaattctgcTCTGACAATTCGCCCGTGCAAATTCTACGAGTCTCAAAATTTCGCAAAATACTGTAATTTCCAATATTAAAGCATTACACCAAACCTTTTTTCAATATCTAACAAAATAACCCaaaaatttatcatttttcaattaaaaaaaaaaacattttctttgttttcttgtgCACGATAAAAACCATTATAGAATATTCTGAAACCAATAATACATGTAAGAAAATAAAAGCGTATTGAACAAGATCCAGATCATAATGGAATCTatttctatctatctatctatctatctatctatctatctatctatctatctatcatgATTCATTATTCATTATATACACGTTCATGAATCATGCTTGAGACACACGATCCTGCTTGGCGCTAACTGCTAACTGCTTCGCACGATTTCCGATCAAATCAAAACAAGCAACGACCACCTCGTTTAATTTCTCCTTTGGGACTCTCACTGACATACAAACACTCTTCACAAACCACACTCTCTCCCTCCAAATCCAAATTCGAAACCCTAACGATTGGATCAGATCAAAAGAAAATGGGTTCGAGGGGGGTGCCGAAGATGGGTTCGTTCCATTACAGCTTCAGGGAGAAGAAGGAGAGGCTGCTGTCGTCGAGGAACGTGTATGGCTATTCACAGATTGGGGACCCGCTGGTGGAATCCGACGAGGAGGAGGAGCGGGGGACggggaggtggtggtggaggcGGTGCTCGGACGGGATCGTGGAGGGGTGGAAGATGGCGAAGCAGGTGGCGGCGAGGGCGTGGGAGATGGGGTGTTCGGATCCAAGGAAGTTTATATTCTCCGCGAAGATGGGACTGGCTTTGGTTCTAATATCGCTCCTCATATTTCTGAAGGAACCATTTGAAAGTGTTAGTCGCTACTCCGTTTGGGCCATTCTCACCGTCGTTGTTGTCTTCGAATTCAGCATTGGTGACGTTTTCTTTACCCTTCCTTCTTCTTCTAACATGCAATCAATTTAGCCAATAGTGAAAGCTGAAAACTCATGTGCATGTGTATGTGTTCAGGTAAAATTGTTATTCTAGAATTTGCtaaataatttgatatattaCTATTAATTTTAGGAAAAGTTAGGACCAccaatttttgtgttttctgatccgcacttaaccatcaaaataaaagtgagtgattttTTACCATTAAatgtaatttcacaccattaaaaatactattgatggccaattgatgatTATAAAACACTAAAATTGCTGGCCCTAACATTCCTCTTAATTTTACAAGAAGtcaatttttttggtgacttacaAGAAGACAATTATAAACGTAGAAGTTTGCCTGCAGTTATGAATTGCTGGCCCTCTTAATTTTACAAGAAGtcaatttttttggtgacttacaAGAAGACAATTATAAACGTAGAAGTTTGCCTGCAGTTACTGCAGTTATNNNNNNNNNNNNNNNNNNNNNNNNNNNNNNNNNNNNNNNNNNNNNNNNNNNNNNNNNNNNNNNNNNNNNNNNNNNNNNNNNNNNNNNNNNNNNNNNNNNNNNNNNNNNNNNNNNNNNNNNNNNNNNNNNNNNNNNNNNNNNNNNNNNNNNNNNNNNNNNNNNNNNNNNNNNNNNNNNNNNNNNNNNNNNNNNNNNNNNNNNNNNNNNNNNNNNNNNNNNNNNNNNNNNNNNNNNNNNNNNNNNNNNNNNNNNNNNNNNNNNNNNNNNNNNNNNNNNNNNNNNNNNNNNNNNNNNNNNNNNNNNNNNNNNNNNNNNNNNNNNNNNNNNNNNNNNNNNNNNNNNNNNNNNNNNNNNNNNNNNNNNNNNNNNNNNNNNNNNNNNNNNNNNNNNNNNNNNNNNNNNNNNNNNNNNNNNNNNNNNNNNNNNNNNNNNNNNNNNNNNNNNNNNNNNNNNNNNNNNNNNNNNNNNNNNNNNNNNNNNNNNNNNNNNNNNNNNNNNNNNNNNNNNNNNNNNNNNNNNNNNNNNNNNNNNNNNNNNNNNNNNNNNNNNNNNNNNNNNNNNNNNNNNNNNNNNNNNNNNNNNNNNNNNNNNNNNNNNNNNNNNNNNNNNNNNNNNNNNNNNNNNNNNNNNNNNNNNNNNNNNNNNNNNNNNNNNNNNNNNNNNNNNNNNNNNNNNNNNNNNNNNNNNNNNNNNNNNNNNNNNNNNNNNNNNNNNNNNNNNNNNNNNNNNNNNNNNNNNNNNNNNNNNNNNNNNNNNNNNNNNNNNNNNNNNNNNNNNNNNNNNNNNNNNNNNNNNNNNNNNNNNNNNNNNNNNNNNNNNNNNNNNNNNNNNNNNNNNNNNNNNNNNNNNNNNNNNNNNNNNNNNNNNNNNNNNNNNNNNNNNNNNNNNNNNNNNNNNNNNNNNNNNNNNNNNNNNNNNNNNNNNNNNNNNNNNNNNNNNNNNNNNNNNNNNNNNNNNNNNNNNNNNNNNNNNNNNNNNNNNNNNNNNNNNNNNNNNNNNNNNNNNNNNNNNNNNNNNNNNNNNNNNNNNNNNNNNNNNNNNNNNNNNNNNNNNNNNNNNNNNNNNNNNNNNNNNNNNNNNNNNNNNNNNNNNNNNNNNNNNNNNNNNNNNNNNNNNNNNNNNNNNNNNNNNNNNNNNNNNNNNNNNNNNNNNNNNNNNNNNNNNNNNNNNNNNNNNNNNNNNNNNNNNNNNNNNNNNNNNNNNNNNNNNNNNNNNNNNNNNNNNNNNNNNNNNNNNNNNNNNNNNNNNNNNNNNNNNNNNNNNNNNNNNNNNNNNNNNNNNNNNNNNNNNNNNNNNNNNNNNNNNNNNNNNNNNNNNNNNNNNNNNNNNNNNNNNNNNNNNNNNNNNNNNNNNNNNNNNNNNNNNNNNNNNNNNNNNNNNNNNNNNNNNNNNNNNNNNNNNNNNNNNNNNNNNNNNNNNNNNNNNNNNNNNNNNNNNNNNNNNNNNNNNNNNNNNNNNNNNNNNNNNNNNNNNNNNNNNNNNNNNNNNNNNNNNNNNNNNNNNNNNNNNNNNNNNNNNNNNNNNNNNNNNNNNNNNNNNNNNNNNNNNNNNNNNNNNNNNNNNNNNNNNNNNNNNNNNNNNNNNNNNNNNNNNNNNNNNNNNNNNNNNNNNNNNNNNNNNNNNNNNNNNNNNNNNNNNNNNNNNNNNNNNNNNNNNNNNNNNNNNNNNNNNNNNNNNNNNNNNNNNNNNNNNNNNNNNNNNNNNNNNNNNNNNNNNNNNNNNNNNNNNNNNNNNNNNNNNNNNNNNNNNNNNNNNNNNNNNNNNNNNNNNNNNNNNNNNNNNNNNNNNNNNNNNNNNNNNNNNNNNNNNNNNNNNNNNNNNNNNNNNNNNNNNNNNNNNNNNNNNNNNNNNNNNNNNNNNNNNNNNNNNNNNNNNNNNNNNNNNNNNNNNNNNNNNNNNNNNNNNNNNNNNNNNNNNNNNNNNNNNNNNNNNNNNNNNNNNNNNNNNNNNNNNNNNNNNNNNNNNNNNNNNNNNNNNNNNNNNNNNNNNNNNNNNNNNNNNNNNNNNNNNNNNNNNNNNNNNNNNNNNNNNNNNNNNNNNNNNNNNNNNNNNNNNNNNNNNNNNNNNNNNNNNNNNNNNNNNNNNNNNNNNNNNNNNNNNNNNNNNNNNNNNNNNNNNNNNNNNNNNNNNNNNNNNNNNNNNNNNNNNNNNNNNNNNNNNNNNNNNNNNNNNNNNNNNNNNNNNNNNNNNNNNNNNNNNNNNNNNNNNNNNNNNNNNNNNNNNNNNNNNNNNNNNNNNNNNNNNNNNNNNNNNNNNNNNNNNNNNNNNNNNNNNNNNNNNNNNNNNNNNNNNNNNNNNNNNNNNNNNNNNNNNNNNNNNNNNNNNNNNNNNNNNNNNNNNNNNNNNNNNNNNNNNNNNNNNNNNNNNNNNNNNNNNNNNNNNNNNNNNNNNNNNNNNNNNNNNNNNNNNNNNNNNNNNNNNNNNNNNNNNNNNNNNNNNNNNNNNNNNNNNNNNNNNNNNNNNNNNNNNNNNNNNNNNNNNNNNNNNNNNNNNNNNNNNNNNNNNNNNNNNNNNNNNNNNNNNNNNNNNNNNNNNNNNNNNNNNNNNNNNNNNNNNNNNNNNNNNNNNNNNNNNNNNNNNNNNNNNNNNNNNNNNNNNNNNNNNNNNNNNNNNNNNNNNNNNNNNNNNNNNNNNNNNNNNNNNNNNNNNNNNNNNNNNNNNNNNNNNNNNNNNNNNNNNNNNNNNNNNNNNNNNNNNNNNNNNNNNNNNNNNNNNNNNNNNNNNNNNNNNNNNNNNNNNNNNNNNNNNNNNNNNNNNNNNNNNNNNNNNNNNNNNNNNNNNNNNNNNNNNNNNNNNNNNNNNNNNNNNNNNNNNNNNNNNNNNNNNNNNNNNNNNNNNNNNNNNNNNNNNNNNNNNNNNNNNNNNNNNNNNNNNNNNNNNNNNNNNNNNNNNNNNNNNNNNNNNNNNNNNNNNNNNNNNNNNNNNNNNNNNNNNNNNNNNNNNNNNNNNNNNNNNNNNNNNNNNNNNNNNNNNNNNNNNNNNNNNNNNNNNNNNNNNNNNNNNNNNNNNNNNNNNNNNNNNNNNNNNNNNNNNNNNNNNNNNNNNNNNNNNNNNNNNNNNNNNNNNNNNNNNNNNNNNNNNNNNNNNNNNNNNNNNNNNNNNNNNNNNNNNNNNNNNNNNNNNNNNNNNNNNNNNNNNNNNNNNNNNNNNNNNNNNNNNNNNNNNNNNNNNNNNNNNNNNNNNNNNNNNNNNNNNNNNNNNNNNNNNNNNNNNNNNNNNNNNNNNNNNNNNNNNNNNNNNNNNNNNNNNNNNNNNNNNNNNNNNNNNNNNNNNNNNNNNNNNNNNNNNNNNNNNNNNNNNNNNNNNNNNNNNNNNNNNNNNNNNNNNNNNNNNNNNNNNNNNNNNNNNNNNNNNNNNNNNNNNNNNNNNNNNNNNNNNNNNNNNNNNNNNNNNNNNNNNNNNNNNNNNNNNNNNNNNNNNNNNNNNNNNNNNNNNNNNNNNNNNNNNNNNNNNNNNNNNNNNNNNNNNNNNNNNNNNNNNNNNNNNNNNNNNNNNNNNNNNNNNNNNNNNNNNNNNNNNNNNNNNNNNNNNNNNNNNNNNNNNNNNNNNNNNNNNNNNNNNNNNNNNNNNNNNNNNNNNNNNNNNNNNNNNNNNNNNNNNNNNNNNNNNNNNNNNNNNNNNNNNNNNNNNNNNNNNNNNNNNNNNNNNNNNNNNNNNNNNNNNNNNNNNNNNNNNNNNNNNNNNNNNNNNNNNNNNNNNNNNNNNNNNNNNNNNNNNNNNNNNNNNNNNNNNNNNNNNNNNNNNNNNNNNNNNNNNNNNNNNNNNNNNNNNNNNNNNNNNNNNNNNNNNNNNNNNNNNNNNNNNNNNNNNNNNNNNNNNNNNNNNNNNNNNNNNNNNNNNNNNNNNNNNNNNNNNNNNNNNNNNNNNNNNNNNNNNNNNNNNNNNNNNNNNNNNNTCAatagaaaataattttatatgatatttaattatataacagtaataaattttttttttttatattgacttcataattagttattaaaaataacatatgtGATTGTACTACTGCTCAAGATATTTTACATCAAAGTTAAAATCTAATCAACTGACAATAAAAACTGTTCGATAGAAAATCTTTCAACAACGTAATGCTAAATAACACATTATTCCAATTTAATTTTCGTATAATGTGTGAAGAGAATTTATACAAACATCAACAGTTTAAATTGATTGAAGTTATCATATCAAAATTAAGCTCTTTTGTTATAAGTCTTGGTAGTTGACAATAAGTTTGGTCGGTGGGGCAGATGCCACTCGGTATCAAATgaaaataagattaaaattaaaaaagcTACAACTAACTTTTCATGGAACTTAAGTATACGCatttgataaaataaattaacagtATTAGTGTTGGGAATAATTAATCAAAGTGTCATGCTTTTTAGtgtattattcaaaataaattcaTGATAAATATGTCAAACTATTTTATCAAATGAGATTTTGACAAAAATGATTTTTTCTGGCATTTTTCTTTTGAGATAGCTTAAATGTACATGTCATAATAATTTGGTACTGGGGCCAGAATCACTGTTCATTAATAATGTGTTGGTTGATGGCCCATGAATTCatgattatttttttaaagattataAAAAAGAAACTCACATAAAATTGCCTTTAGTAAACATTGTGATCAACAGATTAAGTTGACATGGCTTTCTGGTCTAAATTTATGTTATTTAGAACTTTCATGGATTAGTTATTGCATAAATGCCCCTCCTTTTTAATGTTGTAGATGTTATGATTATTAACATATTTTACACCAGTCTATAAATTAAATTTCTCTGCTGCATATTCCAAATTCCGTACTTCTTCATTAAGCTAGGTTCAGAAATCATTGATTAAAGAATATGATTTGCTTAACAAGTTTGCATGCTCTTCTCTGCAGGTGCAACTCTTAGCAAAGGGCTTAACAGAGGACTTGGGACTTTGTCAGCTGGAGGACTTGCTTTGGGAATAGGAGAGTTAACAACATTGGGTGGTGACTGGCAAGTTCTTTATACTATTATCAGCATCTTCATTGCAGGTAAGATAATATTCCAATAATAGCTTCTATTTGCTTATGTTCTTGATTATCTTTGATGGTCATGAAATTATTTTTTCCAAAAACTTAAAGTTGACGGGAAGAGACACATGAATGATTACATTTATAACAGTCATTTCACGCCTCTTTTAGGTTTACGTGAATTTTTTTGCATatgctttctttatttttttttgttggccTTATGTTGAAATTCTTTCTTTTGGGTGAACAAGAATCGAACTCTAGACTTTTAAGTCATAGAAGCTCTGATATTATGTCATGAAATTACTTTTCCAAAAGTTTAAGATGATAgaaaaaggacatgtgaatggtTATATTTCTAACACTAATGACATGATGTGTGATTGATATAGGATTTTGTGCTACCTATGCTAAACTATACCCGACATTGAAGGCTTATGAATATGGTTTCCGAGTGTTCTTGATCACATTTTGCTACATCATTGTATCCGGATATCGAACTGGAGAGTTTGTTCAGACGTCTATAAACAGGTTTCTGCTCATTGCGATTGGTGCTGCTGTATCTGTTGGAGTAAATGTATGTATATTTCCAATCTGGGCTGGTGAGGATCTGCATAATCTTGTGGGGAAGAATTTCATGGGGGTCGCGAAATCTTTGGAAGGTTCCTCTCTACAACATTTTCTTGATTTCACATTGAACTTTTCATTGCTACTACATAGGTTTGCTGCTTCATAATGTTATTTCTTGGGTTGAATAACTTTCTTTAGGCTTGTTTTTCAGGTGTTGTCAATAACTACCTTAATTGTGTTGAGTATGAGAGAATACCCTCAAAAATTCTTACCTACCAAGCTTCTGATGATCCGCTTTACAGCGGCTACAGATCGGCTGTTGAATCTTCGAGCCAAGAGGAAGCATTGGTATCACATTTACTTCAGTTTACCATCTCTGTTTAATCAAAGTATAATTGGTAATCTTCATGACTCATAGTAACATATTGTTGATTGAAGTTAGGTTTTGCTGTTTGGGAGCCACCTCATGGTCGCTACAGAATGTTTAAATATCCTTGGCATAATTATGTGAAAGTAGGTGGAGCATTAAGGCATTGTGCGTTTATGGTCATGGCTATGCATGGA carries:
- the LOC107644320 gene encoding aluminum-activated malate transporter 9-like isoform X1, producing the protein MGSRGVPKMGSFHYSFREKKERLLSSRNVYGYSQIGDPLVESDEEEERGTGRWWWRRCSDGIVEGWKMAKQVAARAWEMGCSDPRKFIFSAKMGLALVLISLLIFLKEPFESVSRYSVWAILTVVVVFEFSIGATLSKGLNRGLGTLSAGGLALGIGELTTLGGDWQVLYTIISIFIAGFCATYAKLYPTLKAYEYGFRVFLITFCYIIVSGYRTGEFVQTSINRFLLIAIGAAVSVGVNVCIFPIWAGEDLHNLVGKNFMGVAKSLEGVVNNYLNCVEYERIPSKILTYQASDDPLYSGYRSAVESSSQEEALLGFAVWEPPHGRYRMFKYPWHNYVKVGGALRHCAFMVMAMHGCILSEIQAPPEKRQVFQSELKKVGAEAAKVLRELGNKVQKMEKLGQDDILFEVHEAAEELQQKIDKKSFILVNSESWEIGNRPRPKGEQQDFSNMDDERRFLEYKSLSEAVLDLRSVNVPKNWDEQTAARPPGFVEENIYKKQPSWPAHISFKTDVVFKEEESRTYESASSLSLATFTSLLIEFVARLQNLVDSFEELGEKANFKDPLEQEHVRSGCWTRMFDCFRSKD
- the LOC107644320 gene encoding aluminum-activated malate transporter 9-like isoform X2, with protein sequence MCMCMCSGATLSKGLNRGLGTLSAGGLALGIGELTTLGGDWQVLYTIISIFIAGFCATYAKLYPTLKAYEYGFRVFLITFCYIIVSGYRTGEFVQTSINRFLLIAIGAAVSVGVNVCIFPIWAGEDLHNLVGKNFMGVAKSLEGVVNNYLNCVEYERIPSKILTYQASDDPLYSGYRSAVESSSQEEALLGFAVWEPPHGRYRMFKYPWHNYVKVGGALRHCAFMVMAMHGCILSEIQAPPEKRQVFQSELKKVGAEAAKVLRELGNKVQKMEKLGQDDILFEVHEAAEELQQKIDKKSFILVNSESWEIGNRPRPKGEQQDFSNMDDERRFLEYKSLSEAVLDLRSVNVPKNWDEQTAARPPGFVEENIYKKQPSWPAHISFKTDVVFKEEESRTYESASSLSLATFTSLLIEFVARLQNLVDSFEELGEKANFKDPLEQEHVRSGCWTRMFDCFRSKD